Part of the Egibacteraceae bacterium genome is shown below.
TCGCCGCAGGGATGGCTCGAGAACGTCGCCGTGGACGAGAACGGCAGGGTCGACTTCTTCGACGCCTCCTACACCGCCAACGGGCGCGGCACGTTCGCGCTCGACGCCATCGAGCACTACGACCCCCGAAAGGTCGGCACCGCCGACTTCCTGCTCATCCTCAACCGGGCTGAGCAGATCGCGCCGGCGGTGGCGAAGATGGCCTCCATCGAGCAGTCCGTCGCCTACTTCATGCTCGGCGAGACGAAGGGCACGAGCGCGGGGGGCAAGGCGGAGGCCGGGAAGCACCTCCGCGTGCCGGGCACGAACCCGTTCTTCCTCCGCCACGACTACCTGCAGGGCAACCGTCTCGCCGAGCTGGTCCGCTCCATGGACTACGCGTTCGGGGTCTACGTGCTCAACACCGGCAGGGTCGGCGGGCCCGAGAACACGCCGGGTTCGAAGAAGGTGAAGATCCCGCACTCGTCGGCCATCGTGAAGGCTATCGCCGAGGACACGATCACCTGGGAGACCGACCCCGACTTCGGCTACCTCGTCGCCACCGCGGTGCCCGACCTCGACGATGACGAGCTCCTGCGGCCGCGGCGGCTGTACGAGCGGCTCGGTCGGGGTGAGGAGTACCGCGAGCGGGTGGAGCGCCTCAAGCGCGACCGCCGGGCGTACATGGCCGGCCACCGAGGACTCGAGCCCGCGATCGTCGACGCACTCGGGTAGCCGAGGGAGGAGCCCCCGCCCTGCCGCCTGATCGCCGCGAGGGTCGGGTTATGTGCCCGTTGCCGCTCGTGTAGGCTCTCACGGCCGAGCTCGGGGGTCCGATCATGAGCAAGAGCGGTCCAGAGGCCGCCAACCGCAGGGGACGCGCAGGGCGGCGCGTCCGGTGTCAGAGGCTGGTCGGGGCGGTGCTGACCGTGCAGCTCGCCGTGGGGCTGCTCCTTGTCGGGGTCGACCAAGCCGGCGACCCGGCTCCGTCCCCCGCTGCGGACGCCGCCACGGGCGTCACCGACGCCGCAGTGGCGGCGGCGCCCCCGCCGAGCACCGGCCTTCCCCGCGCCGCGGAGGACCCGGCCCCGCTCGCGCCGGCCGCCCCCGACACCTCCGCGCCGGACGCCGGCCAACCCGCTGCCGACCCCCGCGCGGAGGCGGCGCCCGCCGAGCCGGCGCCCGCGGCCGCTGCCCTGCCCGGCGAGGCGGCGCCTGCCGTCGACTCCGCCCCGCTCGTCGTGCCCGAGCCCGGCCCGCCGCCGCCACCGTCGGGGGAGGCGCCGGCGGTCGTCGCGGCGCCCGTGCCTGCAGCGACCCCCGGAACGACGGTCGCGGCCAGCGCCCCCGCGGCGACCGAGAGCGAGCGGATCTTCGCCAGTGAGTTCCCCGCCCACGCCGCCGCCCGGCAACGCGCCGACGTCCCCTCGTCGTACCACTGGGCGGTCATCGTCGGCGTGAACGACTACCTGGGCCGGACGTCGAACACCGTCGGCTCGGTCGGTGACGCCCTCGTCCTGCGCGACACGCTCTACGGCCGGGGGTGGCGCGGCGACCAGGTCCTCACCCTCACCGATCACGCAGCCACCCACGACCGGGTCGTGCGGGCCATCGAGTGGCTCATCCGCTCGACGGACGAACGCTCGACCGTCGTCTTCAGCTTCTCCGGCCACATGCGTCACAACTCCGGTGTCACCGCGCTGTGGCCCGCGGACAACCGCTTCATCTGGGCCGGCGACCTCGGGCGCATGCTCGGCGCGGTGCGCGCCGACCGGCTGTGGGTGAGCCTGCAGGGCTGCCACGCCGCCGGGCTCGCCGCTCCCGGGTTGCAGGGGGGCAACCGGGTGGTCACCTACGCCTCGGGGGTGCACGAGAAGGCCTACGAGGACCCCGCCAGGGGCCAGTCGGTGATGGGCCACTTCCTGCTCGCCGAGGGCCTGCGCGGCGGACTCGGCGACCGGGAGGCCGGCAACGGCGACGGCCGCAGCAGCGTCCAGGAGGCGTTCGCGTGGGCGGCTCCGCGCGCGACCTCGCGCACGCACGGCCAGTCCCACGGGCCGCAACGGCCGGTGATCGCCGACGGTCTCGGCGGTCGGCAGTTCGTCATCGAGGTCACGGGCGCTCCGCCCACCGCCGCCCGTCCACCGGCACGCGCCCCCGAGGCGCGCTCCGAGCGCAAGGCGCCCCGGCGCCGTCTGCTCAACCTGCGGCCGCTCCTGGGGAGCTGACCCCCGCGCCGGCGTGACCGTGCGGGGCCGGCTTGCGCACGGCCTCGGCGAGCCACTACAGTTCGGCCATCCTAACTTTGGTTAGGGTTCCCTAAGGGCCTGGTCCTCAAGGGAGCCACCGAAGTCCGCTCGTTCGTTCCGTTGGTCGGACCCGTCCCGGGAGGTCGCCCGTGCGCCGCTTCACCCTCTGCAGCCTGCTCCTCGCGTTCACACTCCTGGCCGGCGCGTGCGCCGGTGGGACTGAGGGGCCGCAAGCCAGTCCCGACGCCTCACCCAGTCCCGACGACACCGCGGAGGAGTCGGACGAGCCAGCCGACGCCGACGCGCCGCTCACCGTCTACACGGGGCGCAGCCTCGAGCTCGTCGGTCCCCTGCTCGAGCAGTTCCAGGAGGAGACGGGGATCGTGCTGCAGATCCGCAGCGGCGACACGGCCGAGCTCGCGGCGACGATCCTCGAGGAGGGCGACAACAGCCCGGCGGACGTGTACTTCGGCCAGGACGCCGGCGCGCTCGGGTCGCTGGCGAAGGCGGGGAGGCTCGCGCCCCTGCCCGACGAGCTCCTCGAACGGGTCGACCCCCGCTTCCGCGCGGCGGACGGGACGTGGGTCGGCACGTCGGGGCGTGCACGCGTCATCGTCTACTCCACCGAGCTCGTCGCGGAGGAGGAGGTGCCCGACAGCGTCCTCGACCTCACCGACCCGCGCTGGAGCGGCCGGGTCGGCTGGGCGCCCACGAACGGCTCCTTCCAGGCGTTCGTCACGGCGATGCGCCTCGAGCTCGGCGACGACGCCACCAGGGAGTGGCTCGAGGGCATGGTCGCCAACGACG
Proteins encoded:
- a CDS encoding caspase family protein, producing MLTVQLAVGLLLVGVDQAGDPAPSPAADAATGVTDAAVAAAPPPSTGLPRAAEDPAPLAPAAPDTSAPDAGQPAADPRAEAAPAEPAPAAAALPGEAAPAVDSAPLVVPEPGPPPPPSGEAPAVVAAPVPAATPGTTVAASAPAATESERIFASEFPAHAAARQRADVPSSYHWAVIVGVNDYLGRTSNTVGSVGDALVLRDTLYGRGWRGDQVLTLTDHAATHDRVVRAIEWLIRSTDERSTVVFSFSGHMRHNSGVTALWPADNRFIWAGDLGRMLGAVRADRLWVSLQGCHAAGLAAPGLQGGNRVVTYASGVHEKAYEDPARGQSVMGHFLLAEGLRGGLGDREAGNGDGRSSVQEAFAWAAPRATSRTHGQSHGPQRPVIADGLGGRQFVIEVTGAPPTAARPPARAPEARSERKAPRRRLLNLRPLLGS
- a CDS encoding iron ABC transporter substrate-binding protein, with the translated sequence MRRFTLCSLLLAFTLLAGACAGGTEGPQASPDASPSPDDTAEESDEPADADAPLTVYTGRSLELVGPLLEQFQEETGIVLQIRSGDTAELAATILEEGDNSPADVYFGQDAGALGSLAKAGRLAPLPDELLERVDPRFRAADGTWVGTSGRARVIVYSTELVAEEEVPDSVLDLTDPRWSGRVGWAPTNGSFQAFVTAMRLELGDDATREWLEGMVANDVQTYANNAAQVEAAGRGEIEVGLVNHYYLYRFLDEDPNYPAANKFLTSGDAGALVNVAGVGILETSDHQDRAAQLVDFLLSEEAQTYFADETNEYPLVTGVAARDELPPLAEIDTPDIDLGDLDDLEGTLRMLRETGALD